The DNA window GTCGGATCACGGCGCGCTCCCCGGCCCGACCGTGCGCGCCGACCTGACCACGACGTTTGCCGGCCTCAAGCGCTCGCTGCTGCTCTATCCCGCCGCCGCCCGAGCCGGCGAGGTCGTGGTGGTTCCGATCGGCATCCCCGAGCCCGAGGTGGGGCGTGGGATCCGCACCTTCGCGGGCGAGGAGGCGGACGCGCGCGCGCCCTTCGGCCCGCGCCCGCCCGACGCCCACAAGGGCACCTACGGCCATCTCCTCGTGGTGGCGGGCTCGCTCGGAAAGACCGGCGCGGCGGCCCTCGCGTCCCGCGCGGCCCTGCGCGCCGGCGCCGGTCTCGTCACCGCCGCGGTCCCGGCGTCGCAGCAGCCGGTCGTGGCGATGCTGGGCGCCGAGTACATGACCGAGGCGCTGGCCGAGCATCCCCACGGGTTCCTGGGCCGGGCCGCGGCGGCCCGCGTGCGCGAGCTCGCCGAGACCATGGATGCGGTCGCGCTGGGACCGGGGCTCTCGCTCGCGGACGAGGCGCAGGCCCTCGCGCGCGAGCTGATCGCCTCGCTGCCCCGCCCGATGGTGGTGGATGCCGACGCGCTCTCAGCCCTCGCGGGCCATCTCGCCCTGCTCAAGGACGCGGCGGGCCCGCGGGTGCTGACCCCGCATCCCGGCGAGATGGCGCGGATGCTCGGCGTAACGGTCGGGGATATTCAGACCGACCGCCTCGAGCGCGCTCGCGACTTCGCCGCCTCGCACCACGTCTGGCTCGCCCTCAAGGGCGCGGGCACCGTGGTCGCCGGGCCCGACGGCACCGT is part of the Candidatus Methylomirabilota bacterium genome and encodes:
- a CDS encoding NAD(P)H-hydrate dehydratase, with the protein product MRPVFTAAEMRALDARAIASLGIPGPRLMENAGTGAARVIARRWGPLRRRDVVILCGKGNNGGDGFVVARRLRAAGARVRVFLFARRAEVRGDAALALRRWRGRVEEVASSAGVTAATEAAGRADIVVDALLGTGVEGPARGLMGDMIARLETPRPAGRRAPRVAALDLPSGLPSDHGALPGPTVRADLTTTFAGLKRSLLLYPAAARAGEVVVVPIGIPEPEVGRGIRTFAGEEADARAPFGPRPPDAHKGTYGHLLVVAGSLGKTGAAALASRAALRAGAGLVTAAVPASQQPVVAMLGAEYMTEALAEHPHGFLGRAAAARVRELAETMDAVALGPGLSLADEAQALARELIASLPRPMVVDADALSALAGHLALLKDAAGPRVLTPHPGEMARMLGVTVGDIQTDRLERARDFAASHHVWLALKGAGTVVAGPDGTVWINPTGNPGMAKGGSGDVLTGMTGAFLARGLEPLAALRAAVYLHGMAGDLACDLVGEEGMIAGDIVEAIPRALTPARG